In Syntrophomonas wolfei subsp. wolfei str. Goettingen G311, a single window of DNA contains:
- a CDS encoding Ig-like domain-containing protein, protein MAKKRIAFIVAALLILSIFPGLALGASVSLNLSNSSALIGDSITASGSADPNQWVSIKIVDSLGNIVFFDAVKSNASGNYSCTFTVPQVADGTLTVVAGYGSNVANKSLQVSIYKALDPKTCDPDKKWRVVFNKPANPNTLKDQINIMKTTDNSQVGIQKVVLENDGLWAVIYPAQDYQSGQSYVIYINPGIETTDGEPLKSGYQMSFTVN, encoded by the coding sequence ATGGCCAAGAAAAGAATTGCTTTTATTGTTGCCGCTCTGCTTATATTATCGATATTTCCCGGGCTTGCCCTGGGCGCTTCCGTCAGTTTAAATTTGAGTAATAGCAGTGCATTAATAGGCGATAGTATAACTGCATCTGGTAGCGCTGATCCGAATCAGTGGGTAAGTATTAAAATTGTTGATTCTTTGGGAAATATAGTGTTTTTTGATGCTGTTAAATCAAATGCCAGTGGTAATTATAGTTGTACATTTACGGTTCCTCAAGTTGCTGATGGGACCTTAACAGTAGTAGCTGGCTATGGGAGCAATGTTGCCAATAAATCGTTACAAGTTAGTATTTATAAAGCACTAGATCCAAAAACATGCGATCCCGATAAAAAATGGAGGGTTGTTTTTAACAAGCCCGCAAATCCTAACACATTAAAAGATCAAATCAATATAATGAAAACAACAGACAATAGCCAGGTAGGGATTCAAAAAGTAGTACTAGAGAATGATGGCCTCTGGGCTGTCATATACCCGGCACAGGATTACCAGTCTGGCCAAAGCTATGTAATTTATATTAACCCCGGTATTGAAACGACCGATGGGGAGCCATTAAAGAGTGGCTACCAAATGAGTTTTACCGTTAACTAG
- a CDS encoding DUF1533 domain-containing protein, translating into MRLMKRRIRTHNRKSVACMVVLIMFFSILGLSHPGVALAKVSESYPAASFVVNINDNGEIIPVHTYSIAEMEALSGDVAYYSSIDSAPAPCIAITKGVTLNRLVADINAKYNANITIDPVSLKGIRIYSTDDWSSFYAYDYLFASPRYYYPEIVNKWDAENNKPGPGSDASPVAVDPIFALSSYQGRFLSNLDWSQMVVPADPTVKSSSCTTFRFCFGQTANDIANNVITNNRFGRWVNRLDIVLPDIPDAPILTPDSNNTVGNPINITFADNEAWRNAISEVKVNNTILENSKYNTGTAGKISLDASVFTSVGTYTITVKAIGYSDATVTQTISKNFETTALKIWVDNANPITITTGQINALNPNNELRYYSHHKDGKMNYFTGQGAPLAAILSQYVSINTKQIQSITVRANDGYDVKFNDPQNELFNEHYYYPAVGNRVVVDTIIATRAAENLISNSAQLDTTHTMRLMMGQSYLEDRTVSSMVKWVSEIHITTLSTARPLYKLTPLEDNVYTIGTTPDGISTMTVKSGQSGLKYLAVSVAAIVPNVGNECIVFTHLRKGTELQLNAIVADFDVANTAQAGFNVQPGDVIKVYIVDRLSNDINVNPVVLQ; encoded by the coding sequence ATGCGTTTAATGAAACGAAGAATAAGGACCCATAACAGGAAGTCTGTTGCCTGCATGGTAGTCTTGATCATGTTTTTTAGTATATTAGGGTTGAGCCATCCGGGTGTGGCATTGGCCAAGGTAAGTGAGTCTTACCCAGCGGCGAGTTTTGTGGTAAATATAAATGATAATGGAGAGATCATTCCTGTCCATACTTATTCAATAGCCGAAATGGAAGCATTGTCTGGTGATGTGGCTTACTATTCATCGATAGACTCTGCTCCAGCTCCCTGCATAGCCATAACTAAGGGGGTTACCCTGAATAGGCTAGTTGCTGATATTAATGCCAAATATAATGCCAATATTACAATTGACCCTGTTTCTTTAAAGGGCATCAGAATATATTCCACCGATGATTGGTCAAGCTTCTATGCTTATGATTACCTTTTCGCAAGTCCTCGTTACTATTATCCCGAAATTGTGAATAAATGGGATGCCGAGAACAACAAGCCCGGCCCCGGTTCCGATGCTAGTCCAGTCGCTGTCGATCCCATTTTTGCACTATCTTCCTACCAGGGACGTTTTCTCAGCAATCTGGATTGGAGTCAGATGGTTGTTCCAGCTGATCCAACGGTAAAATCCTCAAGCTGTACCACCTTTCGCTTTTGCTTCGGGCAGACCGCCAATGATATTGCTAATAATGTGATCACCAACAATAGGTTTGGCCGCTGGGTCAACCGATTAGATATAGTTCTGCCGGACATCCCGGATGCTCCGATATTGACCCCTGACAGTAACAACACAGTAGGCAATCCCATAAATATCACTTTCGCCGATAATGAAGCCTGGCGCAATGCTATCAGCGAGGTCAAGGTGAACAACACTATACTGGAAAACAGCAAATACAACACCGGTACAGCTGGCAAGATTTCTCTTGATGCCAGCGTATTTACAAGCGTCGGCACCTACACCATAACTGTAAAAGCTATCGGTTATAGTGATGCCACGGTCACCCAGACCATCAGTAAAAACTTTGAAACCACTGCTTTGAAAATCTGGGTAGATAACGCTAATCCAATAACTATTACCACTGGGCAAATTAATGCCCTGAATCCAAATAATGAACTTAGATATTATTCCCACCATAAAGATGGCAAAATGAATTACTTTACCGGGCAAGGAGCGCCCCTGGCCGCTATTCTGTCACAATATGTATCGATAAATACTAAGCAAATACAAAGCATTACCGTAAGAGCCAATGATGGCTATGATGTAAAATTTAACGATCCCCAAAATGAGCTCTTCAATGAACATTATTACTACCCGGCTGTAGGAAACAGAGTAGTGGTTGATACCATCATAGCTACCAGAGCTGCTGAGAACTTGATCAGTAATAGCGCTCAGCTGGATACCACCCACACCATGCGTTTGATGATGGGACAAAGCTATTTGGAGGATCGCACCGTTTCCTCGATGGTGAAATGGGTGAGCGAAATTCACATTACCACTTTAAGCACTGCCAGGCCGCTATACAAGCTGACTCCGTTAGAAGATAATGTTTATACCATAGGCACAACCCCGGACGGTATCTCTACTATGACCGTAAAATCGGGACAGAGTGGTCTGAAATATTTGGCAGTTTCCGTTGCAGCGATAGTTCCAAATGTGGGTAATGAATGCATTGTATTTACTCACTTGCGGAAAGGCACTGAGTTGCAGCTTAATGCTATTGTGGCTGACTTTGATGTCGCCAACACTGCCCAAGCCGGGTTCAATGTACAGCCAGGCGATGTCATCAAGGTCTATATTGTTGACCGCCTCAGCAATGATATTAATGTCAATCCGGTGGTTTTGCAGTAG
- a CDS encoding Ig-like domain-containing protein, whose product MRFINRAMRQIKKSGQVIRFWRNGSTIALGIFCLAALILAISSLSISLTAMAQEAAPPAIIDSNDQVIMTNPLPLIIENQIMVPISTLAGALQMKVVWDSEQQTATVSKGKDILRLRIDSSQARINGQELPLGTAVSIIDDRVYVPLVSVATALGAKLQWDEDNRTVKLLPGTVNSCNSQDKTSPRREEGTLSANLTVKAGYFGTPYNTMKVFTLNELEAMPQVQQAYTFIDSMPSVILDSAQGVKLSDILHSAGIDINSIDTLYFYTTDVEKGWYQSLPKSFLLDTRRYYYPNLPIYWDYDENKALPGAEEGAVEVEPIIAIRDYWKRFATSPDFSQMDESNGLRLLFGQVDTSTITSMRSAKWIHEISVMLVGQPPGEVRLNQHVVHALIGSTVVLEAMVGPTDASNKSVNWSSSNPEIASVDNSGQVSIVSPGTATITATTVEGKLTANCVVHATANLVESQRAVVAGSTQAREEQEESDPVAMSMGKQRLANKSDLVKSEQLGKIFELSADIIPLKPRNEYGNANLPIGITSLILFCLGAGRKYKEYKKEVSERNLQ is encoded by the coding sequence GTGAGATTTATAAACAGGGCTATGCGGCAAATTAAGAAATCGGGGCAAGTAATCAGGTTTTGGAGAAATGGCAGCACCATAGCCTTGGGAATATTTTGCCTGGCAGCATTGATTCTGGCTATCAGCAGCCTGAGCATTTCTCTGACGGCAATGGCCCAGGAAGCGGCTCCACCTGCTATTATCGATAGTAACGACCAGGTTATTATGACTAACCCACTGCCACTTATCATCGAGAATCAAATTATGGTTCCGATTTCAACGCTGGCTGGAGCCCTGCAGATGAAAGTAGTATGGGATTCCGAGCAACAAACAGCTACCGTTAGTAAAGGCAAGGACATCCTCCGACTGCGTATAGATAGTTCCCAAGCCAGAATTAATGGGCAGGAATTGCCCTTGGGAACAGCAGTTTCCATTATTGACGACCGGGTTTATGTCCCGTTAGTATCAGTGGCAACAGCACTGGGGGCAAAACTGCAATGGGATGAGGATAACAGGACAGTCAAACTACTGCCGGGCACGGTTAATAGTTGCAATAGCCAAGACAAAACTTCTCCCCGGCGGGAAGAAGGAACCCTGTCAGCAAATCTAACGGTTAAGGCGGGCTATTTTGGTACCCCTTATAACACCATGAAGGTTTTTACCTTGAATGAACTGGAAGCAATGCCCCAGGTGCAGCAGGCCTATACTTTTATTGATAGCATGCCATCGGTTATTTTAGATTCAGCTCAAGGAGTAAAACTGAGCGACATTCTACATAGTGCCGGTATTGATATCAACTCTATAGACACTCTCTATTTCTATACCACTGATGTGGAAAAGGGGTGGTATCAGAGCTTGCCCAAATCTTTTTTGCTGGATACCAGGCGTTACTATTATCCTAATTTACCTATATATTGGGATTACGATGAAAATAAAGCTCTACCCGGTGCTGAGGAAGGTGCTGTAGAAGTTGAGCCGATTATTGCTATTCGGGACTACTGGAAACGTTTTGCCACCTCTCCTGACTTTAGCCAGATGGACGAAAGTAATGGTTTAAGGTTGCTGTTTGGTCAGGTGGATACAAGTACCATAACATCTATGCGCTCAGCCAAATGGATTCATGAAATATCCGTAATGCTGGTTGGCCAGCCACCTGGCGAGGTTAGACTTAATCAGCATGTAGTTCATGCTCTGATTGGCAGTACTGTTGTTTTGGAGGCGATGGTAGGACCCACTGATGCCTCCAACAAGAGTGTTAACTGGAGCTCCAGTAATCCTGAAATAGCCAGCGTAGATAATAGCGGACAGGTATCAATTGTTTCCCCGGGGACAGCTACCATTACCGCCACTACGGTTGAAGGTAAGCTAACGGCCAACTGCGTTGTGCATGCCACCGCTAATCTCGTCGAAAGCCAGAGAGCGGTCGTGGCTGGCAGCACTCAAGCCCGGGAGGAACAGGAGGAATCGGACCCAGTTGCAATGTCAATGGGAAAGCAGCGCCTGGCTAATAAAAGCGATCTTGTTAAGTCGGAGCAATTAGGTAAAATATTTGAACTGTCAGCAGATATTATACCCTTAAAGCCGCGAAACGAGTATGGTAATGCTAATCTTCCAATCGGGATAACTTCGCTAATTCTCTTTTGCCTGGGTGCAGGCAGAAAATACAAAGAATACAAGAAGGAGGTAAGCGAGAGAAATTTGCAATAA
- a CDS encoding molybdopterin-dependent oxidoreductase, translating into MPKQVKKLLMIGLLLSIILSLLACIEKTENANNTATVNDGQEIIITGLQDSDYRISVKELKKLPAVTKKAQATRANGESIKIKGTGPLLENILQQEGKSVKDYSSIRFTALDGYSISLPPDVFKNRSIILAYQINGKDLDLENQPIRVVIPGERAMYWVRMLHKIDLETGAEQSPVKKVVFLETAAKNLPQEDYEHFDSVDKAIKTKDLVDNYAGTDRVKNVFIKASDGLHKNETPSNFITAYIKISGKESPKFLAPNLPQGMHVRDVLCINYGETCFWSYFQGIRVLPPQRSDGKSAMDLSGLIKQTGLSRASKYQFNSLDGSSLELTANEMGKGLIYESQGVLAFSCPGSVDKNLEDLLSIECRE; encoded by the coding sequence ATGCCAAAACAGGTAAAGAAACTGCTTATGATTGGGCTATTGTTAAGCATAATATTAAGCCTGCTTGCTTGTATAGAAAAAACTGAAAATGCTAATAATACGGCTACTGTCAATGATGGTCAAGAAATTATCATAACCGGGCTGCAGGATAGTGATTATAGAATTAGCGTGAAAGAACTGAAAAAACTACCCGCAGTTACCAAAAAAGCACAAGCAACCCGAGCCAATGGCGAAAGCATCAAGATTAAAGGTACCGGTCCTTTGCTGGAAAACATATTACAACAAGAAGGTAAGTCCGTTAAGGATTACAGTAGTATCCGCTTTACTGCTCTGGATGGTTATTCCATATCGCTTCCCCCTGATGTTTTTAAAAACCGCTCCATTATTCTTGCTTACCAAATTAATGGAAAAGACTTGGATCTTGAGAATCAGCCTATACGAGTGGTAATTCCTGGTGAGAGAGCGATGTATTGGGTAAGGATGCTCCATAAGATTGATCTGGAAACTGGAGCTGAACAAAGCCCAGTAAAAAAAGTAGTATTCCTGGAGACAGCTGCTAAGAACCTGCCCCAGGAAGACTACGAACATTTTGACAGCGTGGATAAGGCTATTAAAACCAAGGATTTGGTAGATAACTATGCCGGAACGGATAGGGTTAAAAATGTATTTATCAAAGCCAGTGATGGCTTGCACAAAAACGAAACCCCATCTAATTTTATAACAGCCTATATCAAAATAAGCGGAAAGGAATCGCCGAAATTTTTAGCTCCTAACCTCCCCCAGGGCATGCATGTGCGGGACGTACTTTGTATTAATTATGGTGAGACCTGCTTTTGGTCTTATTTCCAGGGAATAAGAGTATTACCCCCACAAAGATCAGATGGGAAAAGTGCAATGGACTTATCCGGGTTAATCAAGCAGACTGGCCTGAGCCGGGCAAGCAAATATCAGTTCAACAGCCTTGATGGGTCCAGTCTGGAACTGACAGCTAATGAGATGGGAAAGGGCTTGATATATGAAAGCCAGGGAGTTTTGGCCTTTAGTTGCCCGGGATCAGTGGACAAGAACCTGGAGGACCTGCTCTCCATTGAATGCAGAGAATAA